One window of Lentisphaerota bacterium genomic DNA carries:
- a CDS encoding polysaccharide pyruvyl transferase family protein, protein MAKIGIITIFKSDNYGAELQAFALQKNLELMGFDSELIDYPFYKHPSHQHTRGSAPLFPIGTANRLKEWTYPYWQYVKSLPRRQDVFTRRTRMDAFHRAYTRLSLRTYHTIEQLNAADHPYDVFMVGSDQVWNPRMNSSLDPYFLTFAPEGRRRVSYASSFGVSKLPEVVKRVYSQRLSVFDALSAREKQGVAILRELVGRDAAHVLDPTLLLGASDWDRVAVSPTVDAPYVLLYELMPCAAAMVVAKNVAREITGARVIRICGDGGQVPTRGITDVADAGPSEFVGLFLHAAAVVTNSFHGTAFAVNFQKPVFPVIPKKMTNSNRISGLLEMTGLTGRSISAGQEPPQELTLTFDASAVVARLDAARERSLTYLAAAVAG, encoded by the coding sequence ATGGCCAAGATTGGCATCATCACAATCTTTAAGTCCGACAATTACGGCGCAGAACTTCAAGCCTTTGCGCTGCAGAAGAATTTGGAGCTGATGGGATTCGACAGCGAACTGATCGACTACCCTTTCTATAAGCATCCCTCACATCAGCATACCCGCGGTTCCGCCCCGCTTTTTCCTATTGGAACGGCCAACAGATTAAAGGAGTGGACCTATCCCTATTGGCAGTACGTGAAGAGTCTACCACGCCGCCAGGATGTCTTTACACGTAGGACCCGGATGGATGCGTTTCATCGCGCCTATACGCGGTTGTCATTGCGAACCTACCACACAATTGAACAGCTCAATGCGGCCGATCACCCGTATGACGTCTTCATGGTGGGGAGCGATCAAGTGTGGAATCCGCGTATGAACAGTTCGTTGGACCCCTATTTTCTTACTTTTGCACCGGAGGGAAGAAGGCGGGTATCGTATGCGTCGAGCTTTGGTGTCTCGAAGCTTCCCGAGGTTGTGAAGCGGGTGTATTCGCAACGATTGTCGGTCTTTGACGCGCTCTCTGCGCGAGAAAAGCAAGGTGTAGCGATCCTGCGCGAATTGGTTGGCAGAGACGCGGCTCATGTGCTGGATCCGACGCTGCTGCTAGGCGCATCCGATTGGGACCGGGTCGCCGTTTCGCCGACTGTGGACGCCCCGTATGTATTGTTGTACGAATTGATGCCGTGTGCGGCCGCTATGGTTGTGGCCAAAAACGTTGCCCGGGAAATCACGGGGGCGCGTGTGATTCGTATCTGTGGCGACGGCGGGCAGGTCCCGACGCGCGGCATAACCGACGTTGCGGATGCGGGGCCGTCTGAGTTCGTCGGCCTGTTTCTGCACGCCGCGGCGGTGGTGACCAACTCCTTCCACGGAACGGCGTTTGCCGTCAATTTCCAGAAGCCCGTTTTCCCCGTCATCCCCAAGAAAATGACAAATTCCAACCGCATTTCTGGCCTGCTGGAGATGACCGGGCTCACGGGGAGATCCATCTCGGCCGGACAGGAGCCGCCGCAGGAACTGACGCTCACGTTCGATGCTTCGGCTGTGGTCGCTAGGCTGGACGCGGCGCGTGAACGGTCGCTGACGTATCTTGCCGCTGCGGTTGCAGGATGA